A genomic stretch from Streptococcus oralis includes:
- a CDS encoding DegV family protein: MTQVKIVTDSSVTIEPEVVKELNITVVPLSVMIDGILYSDADLKEGEFLHLMQQSKNLPKTSQPPVGVFAEVFEELGKDGSQILAIHMSHALSGTVEAARQGASLSSADVTVIDSSFTDQAMKFQVVEAAKLAQEGKDLETILAHVEDVKNHTELYIGVSTLENLVKGGRIGRVTGLLSSLLNIRVVMQMKDHELQPIVKGRGAKTFKKWLDELAETLSHKSVAEIGISYAGTNEWANEMKNVLQTYVEKPISVLETGSIIQTHTGENAWAVLVRYHS; encoded by the coding sequence ATGACACAAGTAAAAATTGTAACGGATTCCTCTGTTACTATTGAACCAGAAGTAGTTAAAGAATTAAATATCACCGTTGTTCCTTTGTCTGTGATGATTGATGGTATCCTTTATTCTGATGCAGATTTGAAAGAGGGAGAATTCCTTCATCTCATGCAGCAAAGTAAAAACCTACCCAAAACCAGTCAGCCTCCAGTGGGAGTATTTGCTGAAGTTTTTGAAGAACTAGGTAAAGATGGTAGCCAGATTCTCGCTATTCACATGTCCCATGCACTATCTGGTACTGTTGAAGCTGCTCGCCAAGGAGCAAGCCTCTCTAGCGCTGATGTGACCGTTATTGATAGTTCTTTTACAGACCAGGCGATGAAGTTTCAAGTTGTTGAAGCTGCAAAACTTGCCCAAGAAGGAAAAGATTTGGAAACTATCCTAGCTCATGTAGAAGACGTCAAGAATCATACGGAACTCTATATCGGTGTTTCGACATTAGAAAACCTAGTTAAGGGTGGACGTATCGGACGTGTGACAGGTTTGCTAAGCTCTCTTTTGAATATCCGAGTTGTTATGCAGATGAAGGATCATGAACTGCAACCTATTGTAAAGGGGCGCGGTGCTAAGACATTTAAAAAATGGCTTGACGAGTTGGCCGAGACCCTTTCTCATAAATCCGTTGCGGAAATTGGAATTTCCTACGCTGGTACCAATGAATGGGCCAATGAGATGAAGAATGTTTTACAAACTTATGTCGAAAAACCAATCTCAGTACTGGAAACAGGCTCCATCATTCAAACCCATACAGGTGAAAATGCGTGGGCTGTCTTGGTTCGATATCATTCCTAA
- a CDS encoding YitT family protein, whose product MIRKVQPIVTIILGAAIYAFGLTYFVVPHHLFEGGATGITLITFYLFKIPVSVMNLLINIPLFILAWKIFGPKTLYSSLLGTISLSIWLAVFERIPLQFDLQGDLIIVSLVSGVLLGVGLGIIFNAGGTTGGSDIVARILNKYTNISIGKLLFSLDFIILMLILIIFQDLRLVTYTLLFDFIIARVIDLIGEGGYAGKGFMIITQFPDRLAEKINDELGRGVTFISGQGYYSKKDLKIIYCIVGRNEIVKMKDLIHQVDPQAFITITEAHEILGEGFTYVKD is encoded by the coding sequence ATGATCCGAAAAGTTCAGCCTATTGTCACTATCATACTTGGGGCAGCTATTTATGCCTTTGGTCTTACCTATTTTGTAGTTCCTCATCATTTGTTTGAAGGCGGAGCAACTGGTATCACATTGATTACCTTCTATCTCTTTAAAATTCCGGTCTCAGTGATGAATCTCTTGATTAACATCCCTCTCTTTATCTTGGCCTGGAAGATTTTTGGTCCTAAAACGCTCTACTCCAGCCTTTTGGGAACCATTTCCCTCTCGATCTGGCTTGCTGTCTTTGAACGAATTCCTTTACAATTTGACTTGCAAGGTGATCTCATTATTGTCTCTTTAGTTTCTGGTGTTTTACTGGGAGTTGGTTTAGGAATTATCTTTAATGCTGGTGGTACAACAGGTGGATCAGATATTGTTGCTCGCATCCTCAACAAATACACCAATATTTCAATTGGAAAATTGCTTTTCTCGCTTGATTTCATTATTCTAATGTTGATTTTGATTATCTTCCAAGATTTGCGCCTAGTGACTTATACCCTCTTATTTGACTTTATCATCGCTCGTGTTATCGACCTGATCGGTGAAGGAGGTTATGCTGGTAAAGGATTTATGATTATAACTCAATTTCCAGATCGGTTAGCCGAAAAAATTAACGATGAACTCGGACGCGGCGTAACCTTTATATCTGGTCAAGGTTACTACAGCAAAAAGGATTTAAAAATTATCTACTGTATCGTCGGTCGAAATGAAATCGTTAAAATGAAGGATTTGATTCACCAAGTCGATCCTCAAGCCTTTATCACCATCACAGAGGCTCATGAAATTCTGGGGGAAGGATTTACTTATGTAAAAGATTAA
- a CDS encoding APC family permease: MNIFRTKDVSLRQTEMHRHLKLWDLILLGIGAMVGTGIFTITGTAAATLAGPSLVVSIVISALCVSLSALFFAEFASRVPATGGAYSYLYAILGELPAWIAGWLTIMEFMTAVSGVASGWAAYFKGLLSNYGISMPQALNGTFNPEQGTYIDLLPILVLALVTGLVLLNSKAALRFNSLLVVLKFSALALFILVGIWYIKPENWSNFAPFGFGQFYGGSTGIMAGASLMFFGFLGFESISMAVDEIQSPQKNIPRGIVLSLTIVTILYALVTIVLTGIVHYSQLNVDDAVAFSLRSIGIGWAANYVSLVAILTLITVCISMTYALSRMIYSLARDGLLPRSFKQLSKTSRVPKNATILTGVASAIAAGVFPLASIAAFLNICTLAYLILLAYGIIKLRKDKGMPKEGEFKTPLVPLLPVLSILICLSFMLQYTKETWIAFGLALLVGLVIYFTYGYRHSTLSEEE; this comes from the coding sequence ATGAATATTTTTAGAACCAAGGATGTTAGTCTGAGACAGACAGAGATGCATCGCCATTTGAAATTGTGGGATTTGATTCTATTAGGAATCGGTGCTATGGTAGGGACGGGGATTTTCACCATTACAGGAACAGCGGCAGCTACACTAGCTGGTCCATCACTAGTGGTTTCCATCGTGATTTCTGCCCTATGTGTTTCTCTATCAGCCCTCTTTTTTGCAGAATTTGCTTCTCGTGTGCCTGCTACTGGTGGCGCTTATAGTTATCTCTATGCGATTTTAGGAGAATTGCCAGCCTGGATTGCTGGCTGGTTGACCATCATGGAATTTATGACAGCTGTTTCAGGTGTGGCGTCTGGCTGGGCAGCTTACTTTAAGGGCTTACTCAGTAATTATGGTATTTCCATGCCCCAAGCCTTAAATGGTACTTTTAACCCTGAACAAGGCACCTATATCGACCTTTTACCTATTTTGGTGCTTGCTTTGGTAACAGGATTGGTTTTATTAAATTCCAAGGCAGCCTTACGCTTTAATTCGCTTTTAGTGGTCTTGAAATTCTCAGCTCTCGCCTTATTTATCCTAGTTGGTATTTGGTATATCAAACCTGAAAATTGGTCGAATTTTGCTCCTTTTGGTTTTGGTCAGTTTTATGGAGGAAGTACTGGGATTATGGCAGGAGCCTCTTTGATGTTCTTCGGTTTTCTCGGTTTTGAGTCAATTTCCATGGCAGTTGATGAAATTCAAAGTCCGCAAAAAAATATTCCTCGCGGAATTGTGCTTTCTCTGACAATTGTCACTATTCTCTATGCCTTGGTAACAATAGTATTGACTGGGATTGTTCACTATAGCCAACTCAATGTGGATGATGCAGTGGCCTTTTCATTGCGTAGTATCGGAATTGGCTGGGCAGCCAACTACGTTTCATTGGTGGCCATTCTAACCCTGATAACCGTATGTATTTCCATGACCTACGCTCTGTCTCGAATGATTTACAGCTTAGCACGTGATGGTCTTTTACCTCGAAGTTTTAAACAGCTAAGTAAAACTAGCCGAGTTCCAAAGAATGCGACCATCTTAACAGGAGTTGCTTCAGCCATTGCAGCAGGAGTCTTTCCGCTAGCCAGTATCGCTGCCTTTTTAAATATCTGTACGCTAGCTTATCTCATTTTGCTTGCCTACGGTATTATCAAGCTCAGAAAGGATAAGGGCATGCCAAAAGAAGGAGAATTCAAAACTCCTTTAGTGCCGCTTTTGCCAGTCCTTTCCATTCTTATCTGTCTTTCCTTTATGCTTCAGTATACCAAGGAAACATGGATTGCCTTTGGACTTGCTTTGTTGGTTGGACTAGTGATTTACTTTACTTATGGCTATCGTCACTCTACACTTTCTGAAGAAGAATAA
- the sufB gene encoding Fe-S cluster assembly protein SufB, whose amino-acid sequence MAEERVEPKPIDLGEYKFGFHDDVEPVLSTGKGLNEGVIRELSAAKGEPEWMLEFRLKSYETFKKMPMQTWGADLSEIDFDDLIYYQKPSDKPARSWDEVPEKIKETFERIGIPEAERAYLAGASAQYESEVVYHNMKEEFEKLGIIFTDTDSALKEYPDLFKQYFAKLVPPTDNKLAALNSAVWSGGTFIYVPKGVKVDIPLQTYFRINNENTGQFERTLIIVDEGASVHYVEGCTAPTYSSNSLHAAIVEIFALDGAYMRYTTIQNWSDNVYNLVTKRAKALKDATVEWIDGNLGAKTTMKYPSVYLDGEGARGTMLSIAFANAGQHQDTGAKMIHNAPHTSSSIVSKSIAKGGGKVDYRGQVTFNKNSKKSVSHIECDTIIMDDLSASDTIPFNEIHNSQVALEHEAKVSKISEEQLYYLMSRGLSESEATEMIVMGFVEPFTKELPMEYAVELNRLISYEMEGSVG is encoded by the coding sequence ATGGCTGAAGAAAGAGTAGAACCAAAACCAATTGACCTTGGTGAATATAAATTTGGTTTCCATGATGATGTAGAGCCTGTCCTATCGACAGGAAAAGGACTCAACGAAGGTGTTATTCGTGAATTATCTGCTGCCAAGGGTGAGCCAGAGTGGATGTTAGAATTCCGTTTGAAGTCTTATGAAACCTTCAAAAAAATGCCCATGCAAACCTGGGGAGCAGACTTGTCAGAGATTGACTTTGATGACTTGATCTACTACCAAAAACCATCTGACAAACCAGCCCGCTCTTGGGACGAAGTTCCTGAAAAAATCAAAGAAACCTTTGAACGTATCGGAATTCCAGAGGCTGAGCGTGCCTATCTAGCGGGTGCCTCTGCCCAGTACGAGTCAGAAGTGGTATACCACAACATGAAGGAAGAGTTTGAAAAGTTAGGAATTATCTTTACAGATACGGATTCTGCCCTCAAGGAATACCCAGACTTGTTTAAACAATACTTCGCTAAGTTGGTACCGCCGACAGACAACAAGTTGGCAGCCCTCAACTCGGCAGTATGGTCTGGAGGGACTTTTATCTATGTACCAAAAGGAGTCAAGGTAGATATTCCGCTTCAAACCTACTTCCGTATCAACAACGAAAATACAGGTCAGTTTGAACGTACCTTGATTATCGTTGATGAGGGAGCAAGCGTCCACTACGTAGAAGGATGTACAGCGCCAACTTATTCAAGCAACAGCTTGCATGCTGCCATTGTAGAAATCTTTGCCTTGGACGGAGCTTACATGCGCTATACGACTATTCAAAACTGGTCTGATAACGTCTATAACTTGGTAACGAAACGTGCCAAAGCTTTGAAAGATGCGACTGTTGAGTGGATCGATGGAAACTTGGGTGCCAAAACGACTATGAAATACCCATCTGTTTATCTAGATGGAGAAGGAGCGCGTGGTACCATGCTCTCTATCGCCTTTGCCAATGCTGGGCAACACCAAGATACGGGTGCCAAGATGATCCACAACGCTCCACATACAAGCTCCTCTATCGTGTCTAAATCCATCGCTAAAGGCGGAGGAAAGGTTGACTACCGTGGACAAGTGACCTTTAACAAGAACTCTAAGAAATCTGTTTCTCACATCGAGTGTGATACCATTATCATGGATGACTTATCAGCGTCAGATACTATTCCATTTAATGAAATTCACAACTCGCAAGTTGCTTTGGAACACGAAGCCAAGGTATCTAAGATTTCAGAGGAACAACTCTACTACCTCATGAGTCGTGGTTTGTCAGAATCTGAAGCAACCGAGATGATTGTCATGGGATTTGTCGAACCCTTCACAAAAGAACTTCCAATGGAATACGCAGTTGAGCTGAACCGCTTGATTAGCTATGAAATGGAAGGGTCTGTTGGGTAA
- the sufU gene encoding Fe-S cluster assembly sulfur transfer protein SufU, which translates to MALSKLDSLYMAVVADHSKNPHHQGKLEDAEQISLNNPTCGDVINLSVKFDAEGRLEDIAFLNSGCTISTASASMMTDAVLGKTKQEILELATIFSEMVQGQKDDRQDQLGDAAFLSGVAKFPQRIKCATLAWNALKKTIENQESK; encoded by the coding sequence ATGGCACTTTCTAAACTAGATAGCCTTTATATGGCAGTGGTAGCGGACCATTCGAAAAATCCGCATCACCAAGGGAAGCTGGAAGATGCTGAGCAAATCAGTCTCAACAATCCAACCTGTGGGGATGTTATCAACCTCTCTGTCAAGTTTGACGCAGAGGGCCGTTTGGAAGATATTGCTTTTCTAAATTCAGGATGCACGATTTCAACTGCTTCTGCTAGTATGATGACAGATGCAGTTTTGGGCAAGACCAAACAAGAAATTCTAGAACTTGCAACCATCTTTTCTGAAATGGTTCAAGGGCAAAAGGATGACCGCCAAGATCAACTAGGCGATGCAGCCTTCTTGTCAGGTGTTGCCAAATTCCCTCAACGAATCAAGTGTGCAACCCTAGCTTGGAACGCTCTTAAGAAGACAATTGAAAATCAAGAAAGTAAGTAA
- a CDS encoding cysteine desulfurase, whose protein sequence is MLDVEAIRKDFPILDQIVNDEPLVYLDNAATTQKPLAVLETINRYYEQDNANVHRGVHTLAERTTASYEAARETIGKFINAGSTKEVLFTRGTTTSLNWVARFAEEILTEGDQVLISVMEHHSNIIPWQEACRKTGAELVYVYLKDGALDMDDLRAKLTDKVKFVSLAHASNVLGVVNPIKEITQLAHQVGAIMVVDGAQSTPHMKIDVQDLDVDFFAFSGHKMAGPTGIGVLYGKEKYLEQMSPVEFGGEMIDFVYEQSASWKELPWKFEAGTPNMAGAIGLAAAVDYLKNLGMDAIEAHEQELISYVFPKLQAIEGLTIYGSQDLAQRSGVIAFNLGDLHPHDLATALDYEGVAVRAGHHCAQPLLQYLEVPATARASFYIYNTKADCDKLVDALQKTKEFFNGTF, encoded by the coding sequence ATGTTAGATGTAGAAGCGATTCGCAAGGATTTTCCAATTTTAGACCAGATTGTTAATGATGAACCTCTGGTCTACCTGGACAATGCTGCGACGACACAAAAACCATTAGCAGTTCTGGAAACAATCAACCGCTACTATGAGCAGGACAATGCCAATGTTCACCGTGGTGTTCATACCTTGGCTGAGCGTACGACAGCTTCTTATGAAGCTGCTCGTGAAACCATTGGTAAATTTATCAATGCAGGTTCAACAAAGGAAGTTCTCTTTACCAGAGGAACGACAACCAGTCTTAACTGGGTGGCACGCTTCGCTGAGGAAATCCTGACTGAGGGAGATCAAGTTTTGATTTCTGTCATGGAACACCATTCCAATATCATTCCTTGGCAGGAGGCTTGCCGTAAGACTGGAGCTGAGCTTGTCTATGTCTATCTCAAGGATGGAGCTCTGGATATGGATGACTTGCGAGCTAAATTGACGGACAAGGTTAAATTTGTTTCGCTTGCCCATGCCTCAAATGTTCTTGGTGTGGTCAATCCTATCAAGGAAATTACGCAATTAGCCCACCAAGTTGGAGCTATCATGGTGGTGGATGGTGCTCAGTCTACGCCCCATATGAAGATTGATGTCCAGGACTTGGATGTGGACTTCTTTGCCTTTTCAGGTCACAAGATGGCTGGTCCGACTGGTATCGGTGTCCTTTACGGCAAAGAGAAGTATTTAGAACAAATGTCACCAGTAGAATTTGGCGGAGAGATGATTGATTTCGTCTATGAGCAATCTGCTAGTTGGAAGGAATTGCCTTGGAAATTTGAGGCTGGAACGCCAAATATGGCTGGTGCTATTGGACTTGCTGCTGCAGTTGATTATCTTAAAAATCTTGGTATGGATGCGATTGAAGCCCATGAACAGGAATTAATCTCATATGTCTTTCCAAAATTGCAGGCCATTGAAGGATTGACTATTTATGGTTCGCAGGATTTGGCTCAACGTTCAGGTGTTATTGCCTTTAACCTAGGCGATCTTCATCCCCATGACCTAGCTACAGCACTTGATTATGAAGGAGTAGCAGTTCGTGCGGGTCACCACTGTGCGCAACCCTTGCTTCAGTATTTGGAAGTCCCTGCAACAGCTCGTGCAAGTTTTTATATCTACAATACCAAGGCAGATTGTGACAAGTTAGTCGATGCCCTACAAAAGACAAAGGAGTTTTTCAATGGCACTTTCTAA
- the sufD gene encoding Fe-S cluster assembly protein SufD encodes MSKETIKLFSEMHAEPSWLADLRQKAFDKIESLELPVIERVKFHRWNLGDGTITESEPSANVPDFTALDNHLKLVQVGTQTVFEQTPVELAEQGVIFTDFHSALEEIPELIEEFFMSSVKYDDDKLAAYHTAYFNSGAVLYIPDNVEITEPIEGIFYQDSDSDVPFNKHIMIIAGKNSKISYLERLESRGGGSAKATANITVEVIARSGAQVKFAAIDRLGENVTAYISRRGKLGNDASIDWAIGVMNEGNVVADFDSDLIGNGSHADLKVVALSSGRQVQGIDTRVTNYGCNSIGNILQHGVILEKATLTFNGIGHIIKGAKGADAQQESRVLMLSDQARSDANPILLIDENDVTAGHAASIGQVDPEDMYYLMSRGLDKATAERLVVRGFLGSVIVEIPVKEVRDEMIATIEEKLSKR; translated from the coding sequence ATGTCTAAAGAAACTATTAAACTTTTTTCAGAAATGCACGCTGAACCAAGCTGGTTGGCTGACCTCCGTCAAAAAGCTTTTGATAAGATTGAGAGTTTGGAATTACCAGTCATTGAGCGTGTCAAATTTCACCGTTGGAATCTGGGAGATGGAACCATCACAGAAAGTGAACCTTCAGCAAATGTTCCTGACTTCACGGCTCTAGATAATCACTTGAAGTTGGTGCAAGTAGGAACGCAGACTGTTTTTGAACAAACTCCAGTTGAATTGGCTGAACAAGGAGTAATCTTTACAGACTTCCACTCAGCTTTAGAAGAAATTCCCGAACTTATCGAGGAATTCTTCATGTCATCTGTTAAGTATGACGATGACAAGTTGGCAGCCTACCATACAGCTTACTTTAACAGTGGTGCTGTTCTTTATATTCCAGATAATGTTGAGATTACAGAGCCAATCGAAGGAATTTTCTACCAAGACAGTGATAGCGATGTGCCATTTAACAAGCATATTATGATTATCGCTGGTAAAAATTCTAAAATAAGCTATCTTGAACGTCTAGAGTCACGAGGTGGAGGTAGTGCAAAAGCAACTGCCAATATCACGGTCGAAGTGATTGCTCGTTCTGGTGCGCAAGTGAAGTTTGCTGCTATTGACCGTTTAGGTGAAAATGTCACTGCCTACATTAGCCGTCGTGGTAAACTAGGCAACGATGCCAGCATTGACTGGGCAATTGGTGTCATGAATGAAGGAAACGTTGTTGCGGATTTTGATAGCGACTTGATTGGAAATGGTAGCCATGCTGACCTTAAAGTCGTAGCTCTTTCAAGTGGACGTCAGGTGCAAGGGATTGATACGCGTGTTACCAACTACGGTTGCAACTCAATCGGAAATATCCTCCAGCATGGGGTTATCCTTGAAAAAGCAACTTTAACTTTCAACGGTATTGGTCACATTATCAAGGGTGCCAAGGGAGCAGATGCGCAACAAGAAAGTCGTGTTCTCATGCTTTCAGACCAAGCACGTTCAGATGCCAACCCAATTCTTTTGATTGATGAAAATGACGTAACTGCTGGTCACGCGGCCTCTATCGGTCAAGTGGATCCAGAAGATATGTACTACCTCATGAGCCGTGGTTTGGATAAGGCGACTGCTGAGCGTTTGGTTGTTCGTGGTTTTCTTGGTTCCGTTATTGTTGAGATTCCAGTCAAAGAAGTTCGTGATGAAATGATTGCAACGATCGAAGAAAAATTGTCAAAACGCTAA
- the sufC gene encoding Fe-S cluster assembly ATPase SufC, with protein sequence MSVLEIKDLHVEIEGKEILKGVNLTLKTGEIAAIMGPNGTGKSTLSAAIMGNPNYEVTKGEVLFDGVNILELEVDERARMGLFLAMQYPSEIPGITNAEFLRAAMNAGKEDDEKISVREFITKLDEKMELLNMKEEMAERYLNEGFSGGEKKRNEILQLLMLEPTFALLDEIDSGLDIDALKVVSKGVNAMRGEGFGAMIITHYQRLLNYITPDVVHVMMEGRVVLSGGPELAARLEREGYAKLAEELGYDYKEEL encoded by the coding sequence ATGTCAGTATTAGAGATCAAAGATCTTCACGTTGAGATTGAAGGAAAAGAAATTTTAAAAGGAGTCAATCTGACTCTGAAAACAGGAGAAATCGCAGCTATCATGGGACCAAATGGTACTGGTAAATCGACTCTTTCTGCAGCTATTATGGGGAACCCTAACTATGAGGTTACCAAAGGTGAGGTCTTGTTTGATGGCGTAAACATCCTTGAGTTGGAAGTGGATGAGCGCGCTCGTATGGGACTTTTCCTTGCTATGCAATACCCATCAGAAATTCCTGGAATTACCAACGCTGAGTTTCTTCGTGCAGCCATGAATGCTGGCAAAGAAGATGATGAAAAGATTTCAGTTCGTGAATTTATCACTAAACTAGACGAGAAAATGGAATTGCTCAACATGAAAGAAGAAATGGCAGAGCGTTACCTCAACGAAGGTTTCTCAGGTGGTGAGAAAAAACGCAATGAAATTCTTCAACTCTTGATGTTGGAACCAACTTTTGCCCTTTTGGATGAGATTGACTCAGGTCTTGATATTGACGCCCTTAAAGTTGTATCGAAGGGTGTCAATGCCATGCGTGGTGAAGGCTTTGGGGCTATGATCATCACTCACTACCAACGTCTCTTGAACTACATCACACCAGACGTGGTACACGTAATGATGGAAGGTCGTGTGGTCCTTTCTGGTGGTCCAGAATTGGCTGCCCGTTTGGAGCGTGAAGGATACGCAAAACTAGCTGAAGAACTTGGCTACGACTACAAGGAAGAATTGTAA
- a CDS encoding DUF3272 family protein encodes MNRQQFIIIALFTAAETYFFNESLMTGRYVMAAFWAILLFRNFRLSYVMGKIVDAIDQHLNRKD; translated from the coding sequence ATGAATAGACAACAATTTATCATAATAGCATTATTCACGGCTGCTGAGACTTATTTTTTCAATGAATCTTTGATGACTGGTCGCTATGTTATGGCAGCTTTTTGGGCCATTCTACTCTTTCGAAATTTTAGGTTAAGTTACGTGATGGGGAAAATTGTAGACGCTATTGATCAACACTTAAACCGCAAGGATTAG
- the dnaX gene encoding DNA polymerase III subunit gamma/tau produces the protein MYQALYRKYRSQTFSQLVGQEVVAKTLRQAVEQEKISHAYLFSGPRGTGKTSVAKIFAKAMNCPNQVDGEPCNNCYICQAVTEGSLEDVIEMDAASNNGVDEIREIRDKSTYAPSLARYKVYIIDEVHMLSTGAFNALLKTLEEPTQNVVFILATTELHKIPATILSRVQRFEFKSIRTQDITAHIHHILEKENISSEPDAVEIIARRAEGGMRDALSILDQALSLTQGNALTTAISEEITGTISLSALDDYVAALSQQDVPKALDSLNLLFENGKSMTRFVTDLLQYLRDLLVVQTGGENTHHSPVFMDNLALSQESLFEMIRIATVSLADMKASLQPKIYAEMMTIRLAEIKPESAVSGAVESEISALRQEVARLKQELANVGTAPKQVAPVPSRPATSKTVYRVDRNKVQSILQEAVENPDLARQNLIRLQNAWGEVIESLAGPDKALLVGSQPVAANEHHAILAFESNFNAGQTMKRDNLNTMFGNILSQAAGFSPEILAISLEEWKEVRAAFSAKNKSSQAEQEVEEESLIPEGFEFLADKVMVEED, from the coding sequence ATGTATCAAGCACTTTATCGAAAATATAGAAGCCAGACTTTTTCACAACTGGTAGGACAAGAGGTTGTGGCAAAAACTCTAAGACAAGCTGTTGAGCAGGAAAAAATTAGTCACGCTTATCTTTTCTCAGGTCCTCGTGGAACTGGAAAAACCAGTGTAGCCAAGATTTTTGCCAAGGCAATGAACTGTCCGAACCAAGTGGACGGGGAACCATGCAATAACTGTTATATCTGTCAAGCAGTGACTGAAGGTAGCCTAGAAGATGTTATCGAAATGGATGCAGCTTCGAACAATGGAGTTGATGAAATCCGAGAAATTCGTGATAAATCTACCTATGCTCCTAGCTTGGCTCGTTATAAGGTCTACATTATCGACGAGGTTCATATGCTGTCTACCGGAGCCTTTAATGCGCTTTTGAAGACTTTGGAAGAACCAACTCAAAATGTTGTCTTTATCTTGGCGACCACCGAATTGCACAAGATTCCAGCAACCATTTTATCACGTGTTCAACGTTTTGAGTTTAAATCGATTAGAACGCAAGATATCACGGCACATATTCATCATATTTTAGAAAAAGAAAATATCAGTTCTGAACCAGATGCCGTGGAAATCATTGCTAGACGAGCTGAAGGTGGGATGCGGGATGCCTTGTCCATTCTGGATCAAGCCTTGAGTTTGACACAAGGGAATGCTTTGACCACAGCCATCTCTGAGGAGATTACAGGTACCATTAGTCTATCAGCACTTGATGACTATGTAGCTGCCTTGTCTCAACAGGATGTTCCAAAAGCTCTTGATTCTTTGAATCTTTTGTTTGAAAATGGCAAGAGCATGACTCGTTTTGTGACGGATCTCTTGCAGTATTTGCGTGATCTACTAGTTGTTCAGACAGGTGGCGAAAATACTCATCATAGTCCAGTTTTTATGGACAATCTAGCTCTTTCTCAGGAAAGTCTCTTTGAAATGATTCGAATAGCGACAGTGAGTTTAGCAGATATGAAGGCCAGCTTGCAACCCAAGATTTACGCTGAGATGATGACCATTCGTTTAGCTGAGATTAAGCCTGAATCTGCGGTTTCAGGAGCTGTTGAAAGTGAAATTTCTGCGCTGAGACAGGAAGTCGCTCGTCTCAAACAAGAACTTGCCAATGTTGGAACAGCGCCTAAACAAGTGGCACCAGTTCCTAGTCGTCCAGCCACTTCCAAGACAGTCTATCGAGTAGATCGTAATAAAGTTCAGTCTATTCTGCAAGAAGCTGTCGAAAATCCTGATTTGGCGCGACAAAACTTGATTCGCCTACAGAACGCATGGGGAGAAGTGATCGAAAGCTTAGCTGGTCCAGATAAGGCTCTTCTCGTTGGTTCTCAGCCAGTTGCAGCCAACGAACACCATGCTATTTTAGCCTTTGAGTCTAATTTCAATGCTGGTCAAACCATGAAAAGGGACAACCTCAATACCATGTTTGGCAATATTCTCAGCCAAGCAGCTGGATTTTCCCCTGAGATTCTGGCTATTTCCCTAGAGGAATGGAAAGAGGTTCGAGCAGCATTTTCAGCTAAAAACAAGTCTTCTCAAGCCGAGCAAGAGGTTGAAGAAGAGAGCCTGATTCCAGAAGGATTCGAATTTCTGGCTGATAAAGTCATGGTCGAAGAAGACTAA
- a CDS encoding GAF domain-containing protein, which translates to MLDSEKQSQYQLLNEELSYLLEGETNVLANLSNASALLKSRFPNTVFSGFYLFDGSELVLGPFQGGVSCIRIPLGKGVCGEAAEFQETVLVGDVSTYPNYISCDSMAKSEIVVPMLKNGRLLGVLDLDSSLIDDYNAIDRDYLERFVAILLEKTEWDFTMFEEKA; encoded by the coding sequence ATGTTAGATTCAGAAAAACAATCACAATATCAACTGTTAAATGAGGAACTCTCTTACTTACTAGAAGGTGAGACTAATGTTCTTGCCAATCTTTCAAATGCTAGTGCCCTCCTAAAATCTCGCTTCCCCAATACTGTATTTTCAGGTTTTTATCTGTTTGATGGAAGTGAGTTGGTTTTAGGTCCTTTTCAGGGTGGCGTTTCGTGCATTCGCATCCCGCTTGGAAAGGGTGTGTGTGGAGAAGCTGCTGAGTTTCAGGAGACTGTTTTAGTTGGCGATGTGAGTACCTATCCAAACTACATTTCTTGCGATAGTATGGCAAAGAGTGAAATCGTAGTTCCCATGCTCAAGAATGGTCGATTGCTAGGTGTTTTAGATCTGGATTCTTCACTTATTGATGATTACAATGCCATTGACCGTGATTACTTGGAACGATTTGTCGCTATTTTGCTTGAGAAGACAGAATGGGACTTTACAATGTTTGAGGAGAAAGCCTAA